One genomic segment of Streptomyces niveus includes these proteins:
- the manD gene encoding D-mannonate dehydratase ManD — translation MKIVDAKVVVTSPGRNFVTLKITTDDGLTGLGDATLNGRELSVVSYLRDHVAPLLIGLDPHRIEDIWQSLYCGAYWRRGPVTMAAIAAVDVALWDIKAKAAGLPLYQLLGGASRERVGTYGHASGRDLPELFDSIREKLERGYPAIRVQTGVPGLKTVYGVGGSAAGAGADGDAAPAYPRPVVEDWDTDAYLRHLPSVFEAVRSEFGAELPLLHDAHHRLTPIQAARLGKDLEPYRLFWLEDCTPAENQEALRLVRRHTTTPLAIGEVFNTVYDYQALVTEQLIDYVRSAVTHFGGVSPLRKLFDFAAQYQIKSAIHGPEDISPVGMAAAVHLDLAVHNFGIQEYSGHTPLTERVFPHAYTFTDGHLHPGEAPGIGVELDEELAAAHPYEPAYLPVNRLQDGTVHDW, via the coding sequence ATGAAGATCGTCGACGCGAAGGTCGTCGTCACCAGCCCCGGCCGGAACTTCGTCACCCTGAAGATCACGACGGACGACGGGCTCACCGGACTCGGCGACGCGACGCTCAACGGCCGGGAACTCTCGGTCGTGAGCTACCTCCGCGACCACGTCGCCCCCCTCCTCATAGGACTCGACCCGCACAGGATCGAGGACATCTGGCAGTCGCTGTACTGCGGCGCGTACTGGCGGCGCGGCCCGGTCACCATGGCCGCGATCGCCGCGGTGGACGTCGCCCTGTGGGACATCAAGGCCAAGGCGGCCGGACTGCCCCTCTACCAGCTGCTGGGCGGCGCGAGCCGGGAGCGGGTGGGCACCTACGGGCACGCGAGCGGACGGGATCTGCCGGAGCTGTTCGACTCGATTCGCGAGAAGCTGGAGCGGGGCTACCCGGCCATCCGCGTCCAGACCGGCGTACCGGGCCTCAAGACCGTGTACGGCGTGGGCGGTTCCGCCGCCGGAGCGGGGGCCGACGGGGACGCCGCGCCCGCGTATCCGCGTCCGGTCGTCGAGGACTGGGACACCGACGCGTATCTGCGCCACCTGCCCTCCGTCTTCGAGGCCGTACGGTCGGAGTTCGGCGCCGAACTGCCCCTGCTGCACGACGCGCACCACCGGCTCACACCCATCCAGGCGGCCCGGCTCGGCAAGGACCTGGAGCCGTACCGGCTGTTCTGGCTGGAGGACTGCACGCCCGCGGAGAACCAGGAAGCGCTGCGTCTGGTGCGCCGGCACACCACGACCCCGCTCGCGATCGGCGAGGTCTTCAACACGGTGTACGACTATCAGGCCCTGGTCACCGAGCAGTTGATCGACTACGTACGCTCGGCGGTCACCCACTTCGGCGGGGTCTCGCCGCTGCGGAAGCTCTTCGACTTCGCCGCGCAGTACCAGATCAAGAGCGCCATCCACGGCCCCGAGGACATCTCGCCGGTCGGTATGGCCGCGGCCGTCCACCTCGACCTCGCGGTGCACAACTTCGGGATCCAGGAGTACTCGGGCCACACCCCGCTCACCGAGCGGGTCTTCCCCCACGCGTACACGTTCACGGACGGCCATCTGCACCCGGGCGAGGCTCCCGGTATCGGCGTCGAGCTGGACGAGGAACTGGCCGCCGCCCATCCGTACGAACCGGCGTACCTGCCGGTCAACCGTCTCCAGGACGGGACCGTCCACGACTGGTGA
- a CDS encoding alpha-mannosidase, producing MHDDRRIIETRIRKLLDRVIRPALYSAAHPLTLSAWHVDGEPVPVADALHADYEPFTLGTTWGGPWTTTWLRASAEIPEEWSGRRVEAVFDLGFDLTKGPGGQAEGLVHDALGAPLQGLHPYSRSVLLAGSATGGGRVDLLIELAANPPIVAGAGLHIHHGSPETAGTAHIYRLEQAEIAVREDEVWHLIHDIEVLDELMHELPLGSSRRHEILHALRRAADAVVPGDVAKTAAEARRRLADVLSRPAHASAHTLSAVGHAHIDSAWLWPVRETVRKCARTFTNMTTLAQEYPELVFACSSAQQYAWMKEQRPEIFARMKKAAAKGNWAPVGGMWVEADGNLPGGEALARQLVYGRRFFAEEFGIEQHGVWLPDSFGYTAAYPQLAKLAGARWFLTQKLSWNETNRLPHHTFDWEGIDGTRIFTHFPPVDSYNASLTADELAHAEANFADKGVATRSLVPFGYGDGGGGPTRSMLEKARRLRDLEGSPKVVVEAPDTFFAAARAERDQLPVWRGELYLENHRGTYTSQARTKRGNRRSEALLREAELWAATAAVRAGAPYPYERLESLWRRVLLNQFHDILPGSSIAWVHRQAEREYAEIHAELETLIADAAGRLPGSPAFLNAGPYARREVAIVTDTTDGGASGFAGGQGLSDGRTAVLAEVAPLASGGAADAPGGTVTATARDGGFVLDNGLLTVAVDRRGLLTSVHDRSARREAIAPGAVGNLLQLHPDDPNLWSAWNIDSYYRDTVRDLDQAESVTLVDEGPLLASVRVERAHGASRFVQHIELAAESRQVTVRNDIDWQERDTVLKAAWPLDVHAERESAEIQFGHVQRPTHENTSWDAARFELWAHRWVHVGERHWGAALLGDSTYGHDVRRDTRDGGGTTTTVRLSLLRSPHSPDPQADRGRHRFSYALLAGAGIEEAIAGGYALNLPLRPAPADARSLVGIDTTDVVVESVKLADDRSGDVVLRLYEACGGAVSARVSAGFPLGAAFECDLLERPERELALAPGEESVDLGFRPFQIRTLRLRPAMDGGDDR from the coding sequence GTGCATGACGACCGCCGGATCATCGAAACCCGGATCCGCAAGCTCCTCGACCGGGTGATCCGCCCCGCCCTCTACAGCGCCGCCCACCCCCTCACCCTGAGCGCCTGGCACGTCGACGGCGAACCCGTCCCCGTGGCCGACGCCCTGCACGCCGACTACGAGCCCTTCACGCTCGGCACCACCTGGGGCGGGCCCTGGACGACGACCTGGCTGCGGGCGAGCGCGGAGATTCCCGAGGAGTGGTCGGGACGCCGGGTCGAGGCGGTCTTCGACCTCGGTTTCGATCTGACCAAGGGGCCCGGCGGCCAGGCGGAGGGACTGGTCCATGACGCCCTGGGGGCCCCGCTCCAGGGGCTGCACCCGTACAGCCGCAGCGTGCTCCTCGCCGGTTCCGCCACCGGCGGCGGCCGGGTGGACCTGCTGATCGAGCTGGCCGCCAACCCGCCCATCGTCGCCGGCGCGGGCCTGCACATCCACCACGGTTCGCCGGAAACGGCGGGCACGGCGCACATCTACCGGCTCGAACAGGCCGAGATAGCCGTGCGCGAGGACGAGGTGTGGCACCTCATCCACGACATCGAGGTGCTCGACGAGCTGATGCACGAGCTGCCTCTCGGCTCGTCCAGGCGCCACGAGATCCTGCACGCCCTGCGCCGCGCCGCCGACGCCGTCGTCCCCGGCGATGTGGCGAAGACCGCGGCCGAGGCCCGGCGCCGGCTCGCCGATGTGCTGTCCCGGCCCGCGCACGCCTCGGCGCACACCCTCTCGGCGGTGGGCCACGCCCATATCGACTCTGCCTGGCTGTGGCCGGTCCGGGAGACCGTACGCAAGTGCGCTCGTACGTTCACCAACATGACCACGCTGGCGCAGGAGTATCCCGAACTGGTCTTCGCCTGCTCCTCGGCTCAGCAGTACGCGTGGATGAAGGAGCAGCGCCCGGAGATCTTCGCCCGGATGAAGAAGGCGGCGGCCAAGGGCAATTGGGCCCCGGTCGGCGGCATGTGGGTGGAGGCGGACGGCAATCTCCCCGGCGGCGAGGCACTGGCCCGCCAACTCGTCTACGGACGGCGCTTCTTCGCGGAGGAGTTCGGCATCGAGCAGCACGGTGTGTGGCTGCCCGACTCGTTCGGATACACCGCCGCCTACCCCCAGTTGGCCAAGCTGGCGGGCGCGCGGTGGTTCCTCACCCAGAAGCTGTCGTGGAACGAGACGAACAGGCTCCCGCACCACACCTTCGACTGGGAGGGCATCGACGGAACGCGTATCTTCACCCACTTCCCGCCCGTCGACAGCTACAACGCGTCCCTCACGGCGGACGAACTCGCCCACGCCGAGGCCAACTTCGCGGACAAGGGGGTGGCGACCCGCTCGCTGGTCCCCTTCGGTTACGGCGACGGCGGTGGCGGGCCGACGCGTTCGATGCTGGAGAAGGCCCGCCGGCTGCGCGACCTGGAGGGCTCGCCCAAGGTCGTGGTCGAGGCGCCCGACACGTTCTTCGCGGCGGCCCGCGCCGAGCGCGATCAACTGCCCGTGTGGCGCGGCGAGTTGTATCTGGAGAATCATCGCGGCACCTACACCAGCCAGGCCCGCACCAAGCGTGGTAACCGGCGGAGTGAGGCGCTGCTGCGTGAGGCCGAACTCTGGGCCGCCACGGCAGCCGTCCGGGCCGGCGCGCCCTACCCGTACGAGCGGCTGGAATCGCTGTGGCGGCGGGTCCTGCTCAACCAGTTCCACGACATCCTGCCCGGCTCGTCCATCGCCTGGGTGCACCGGCAGGCGGAGCGTGAGTACGCGGAGATCCACGCCGAGCTGGAGACGCTGATCGCCGACGCGGCCGGCCGGCTGCCCGGAAGTCCCGCGTTCCTCAACGCCGGACCGTACGCGCGCCGCGAGGTCGCGATCGTCACCGATACCACCGACGGCGGCGCGAGCGGGTTCGCCGGTGGGCAGGGGCTGTCGGACGGACGCACGGCGGTCCTCGCCGAGGTCGCGCCCCTCGCCTCCGGCGGCGCTGCGGACGCACCCGGGGGCACTGTCACAGCCACCGCGCGGGACGGTGGTTTCGTCCTCGACAACGGGCTGCTCACCGTTGCCGTGGACCGGCGCGGCCTGCTCACCTCGGTCCACGACCGTTCGGCGCGGCGGGAGGCGATCGCTCCCGGCGCCGTCGGCAATCTCCTCCAACTCCACCCCGACGACCCCAACTTGTGGTCGGCGTGGAACATCGATTCGTACTACCGCGACACCGTGCGCGACCTGGATCAGGCCGAGTCGGTGACTCTCGTGGACGAAGGACCGCTGCTGGCCTCGGTACGGGTCGAGCGCGCCCACGGGGCCTCCCGGTTCGTCCAGCACATCGAACTCGCCGCCGAGAGCCGTCAGGTGACCGTCCGCAACGACATCGACTGGCAGGAGCGCGACACCGTACTGAAGGCGGCCTGGCCGCTCGACGTGCACGCGGAACGGGAGAGCGCCGAGATCCAGTTCGGTCATGTCCAGCGGCCCACACACGAGAACACCAGCTGGGACGCGGCGCGCTTCGAACTGTGGGCGCACCGCTGGGTGCACGTCGGCGAGCGGCACTGGGGCGCCGCCCTGCTGGGCGACTCCACCTACGGGCACGACGTCCGCCGCGACACCCGGGACGGGGGCGGAACCACCACGACGGTGCGCCTCTCCCTGCTCCGCTCCCCGCACAGCCCCGATCCGCAGGCCGACCGCGGCCGGCACAGATTCAGCTACGCGCTGCTTGCCGGGGCGGGGATCGAGGAGGCGATCGCCGGAGGTTACGCGCTGAACCTGCCGTTGCGCCCGGCCCCGGCCGACGCCCGGTCCCTGGTCGGGATCGACACCACGGACGTGGTGGTGGAGTCGGTGAAGCTGGCGGACGACCGCAGCGGTGACGTCGTGCTGCGACTGTACGAGGCGTGCGGCGGAGCGGTGTCGGCGCGTGTGTCCGCGGGTTTTCCCCTCGGCGCCGCGTTCGAGTGCGACCTGCTGGAGCGGCCGGAGCGGGAGCTGGCACTCGCGCCCGGCGAGGAATCCGTGGATCTCGGGTTCCGGCCGTTCCAGATCCGCACCCTGCGGCTGCGTCCCGCCATGGACGGGGGCGACGACAGGTGA
- a CDS encoding DUF6400 family protein, with protein sequence MNQDSTGDLTPFSIDLTFEEARRRAEVVTALGPHWDPRAALQGEDEAYALLYSGLDAEQQRVYDMLVEAGVLPGEEPGRAASH encoded by the coding sequence ATGAACCAGGACAGCACCGGCGACCTGACCCCCTTCTCCATCGACCTCACCTTCGAGGAAGCCCGGCGGCGGGCCGAGGTCGTGACCGCCCTCGGTCCCCACTGGGACCCCAGGGCCGCGCTCCAGGGCGAGGACGAGGCGTACGCGCTCCTCTACTCGGGCCTGGACGCCGAGCAGCAGCGCGTCTACGACATGCTGGTGGAGGCCGGCGTCCTGCCGGGTGAGGAGCCGGGCCGTGCGGCATCCCATTGA
- a CDS encoding aspartate aminotransferase family protein produces the protein MAAAITTPPSDDSFWSDADRHLVRYGAEFTREIIDRAAGSFMYTADGRKILDFTSGQMSAILGHSHPAIVATVQRQVATLDHLYSGMLSRPVVDLARRLAGTLPGPLEKALLLTTGAESNEAAIRLAKLVTGKHEIVSFARSWHGMTQAAASATYSAGRKGYGPAAPGNFAIPVPNPYRPDFTTADGSLDWRRQLDFAFDLIDAQSTGSLAACLVEPILSSGGVIEPPAGYFAALRDKCRERGMLLILDEAQTGLCRTGTWYAFERDGIVPDILTLSKTLGAGLPLAAVITSAEIEQEAYDRGFLFFTTHVADPLVAAVGNTVLDVLTEDGLDTRARSLGDFLRKGLTDIAGRHAVVGDIRGRGLLAGLELVVESGTGRSPDELGARITRRCLELGLHMNIVQLPGMGGVFRIAPPLTATEDELSLGLEILDQAIDETGAR, from the coding sequence ATGGCTGCTGCGATCACCACCCCGCCGTCCGACGACAGCTTCTGGTCCGACGCCGACAGGCACCTCGTCCGCTACGGAGCCGAGTTCACCCGCGAGATCATCGACCGTGCCGCCGGGAGTTTCATGTACACGGCCGACGGCCGGAAGATACTCGACTTCACCTCCGGCCAGATGAGCGCGATACTCGGCCACTCCCATCCCGCGATCGTCGCCACCGTCCAGCGGCAGGTCGCGACCCTCGACCACCTCTACAGCGGCATGCTCAGCCGCCCGGTGGTCGACCTCGCCCGCCGGCTGGCCGGCACACTGCCCGGGCCGCTGGAGAAGGCGCTGCTGCTGACGACCGGCGCAGAGTCGAACGAGGCCGCGATCCGGCTGGCCAAACTCGTCACCGGCAAGCACGAGATCGTCTCGTTCGCGCGGTCCTGGCACGGCATGACGCAGGCCGCCGCGTCCGCCACCTACAGCGCGGGGCGCAAGGGCTACGGCCCGGCCGCTCCCGGCAACTTCGCCATCCCGGTGCCGAACCCGTACCGGCCCGACTTCACCACGGCCGACGGATCGCTCGACTGGCGGCGCCAGCTGGACTTCGCGTTCGACCTGATCGACGCCCAGTCGACCGGAAGCCTGGCCGCGTGCCTGGTCGAGCCGATTCTCAGCTCGGGCGGGGTCATCGAGCCGCCGGCCGGGTATTTCGCGGCCCTGCGGGACAAGTGCCGGGAACGCGGCATGCTGCTGATCCTCGACGAGGCCCAGACCGGCCTGTGCCGTACCGGCACGTGGTACGCGTTCGAGCGCGACGGCATCGTCCCCGACATCCTCACGCTCTCCAAGACACTCGGCGCCGGGCTTCCCCTCGCCGCCGTGATCACCAGTGCCGAGATCGAGCAGGAGGCGTACGACCGCGGCTTCCTGTTCTTCACCACGCATGTCGCCGACCCGCTCGTCGCCGCGGTCGGCAACACCGTCCTCGACGTCCTGACCGAGGACGGACTCGACACGCGTGCCCGGTCGCTCGGCGATTTCCTCCGCAAGGGCCTGACGGACATCGCCGGCCGCCACGCGGTCGTCGGCGACATCCGGGGCCGTGGCCTGCTGGCCGGGCTCGAACTCGTCGTGGAGAGCGGGACGGGGCGGAGTCCGGACGAGCTGGGCGCGCGCATCACCCGCCGCTGCCTCGAACTCGGCCTGCACATGAACATCGTCCAGCTCCCCGGCATGGGCGGCGTCTTCCGGATCGCACCGCCGCTGACCGCGACCGAGGACGAGCTCTCACTCGGCCTGGAGATCCTGGACCAGGCGATCGACGAAACAGGCGCCCGCTGA
- a CDS encoding LysR family transcriptional regulator, translating to MNPWRLRLLSQLDTLGTVRAVAQAANLSPSNVSQQLSVLEAETRTRLLERTGRRVRLTPAGLILARRARAILDHMDTVETELRGFGEEPVGLVRLGTFQSAIHTMAVPAVTRLAGEHPHLDVELLQLEPHESLPALRGGDADVIITTTNFDDLPLGPDLDLVPLATDPVLLVVPPDHPAAGRGAVDLAAYADEPWAFDVPQSYMANLALRLCRQSRFEPRVVCRFSNYMMTLQHVEAGLSIALLPGLAVDRRYRVTTRELASPVTRTITAAVRRGSPPRAAVRVVLDALRHNPGLPGPGRE from the coding sequence ATGAATCCCTGGAGGCTACGGCTGCTGAGCCAGCTGGACACGCTGGGCACCGTCCGGGCGGTCGCGCAGGCCGCCAACCTCAGCCCGTCGAACGTGTCCCAGCAGCTCTCCGTGCTGGAGGCCGAGACACGCACGCGGCTCCTGGAACGGACGGGGCGCCGGGTGCGTCTGACCCCGGCCGGGCTGATCCTCGCGCGGCGGGCGCGGGCGATCCTCGATCACATGGACACGGTCGAGACGGAGCTGCGCGGGTTCGGCGAGGAACCGGTCGGGCTGGTGCGGCTGGGGACCTTCCAGAGCGCGATCCACACCATGGCCGTACCGGCGGTGACCCGTCTGGCGGGCGAACACCCTCACCTGGACGTCGAGTTGCTCCAGCTGGAGCCGCACGAGAGCCTGCCCGCGCTGCGCGGCGGCGACGCGGACGTCATCATCACGACCACGAACTTCGACGATCTGCCCCTGGGGCCGGACCTCGATCTCGTACCGCTGGCCACGGACCCGGTCCTGCTGGTCGTACCGCCGGATCATCCGGCGGCCGGGCGCGGCGCGGTGGACCTCGCGGCCTACGCGGACGAGCCGTGGGCGTTCGACGTGCCCCAGTCGTACATGGCGAATCTCGCACTGCGGCTGTGCCGTCAGTCGAGGTTCGAGCCACGGGTGGTGTGCCGGTTCAGCAACTACATGATGACTCTGCAGCACGTCGAGGCCGGGCTGTCGATCGCGCTGCTGCCCGGTCTGGCCGTCGACCGCCGGTATCGCGTCACCACCAGGGAACTCGCGAGTCCCGTCACGCGCACGATCACGGCGGCGGTCCGCCGGGGCTCACCGCCTCGCGCGGCGGTACGCGTCGTGCTGGACGCGCTGCGGCACAATCCGGGCCTGCCGGGGCCGGGCCGGGAATGA
- a CDS encoding carbohydrate ABC transporter permease, whose translation MSAVVSPTAGRTAPPPATPPPGRRNRRRLYGSWLRGTTIGIVTLIFALPVIWMFAAAFKTNVQVTDPTVGLWFTPTLDNFRSIVEAGQILRSMGNSLLVGVVSTLLSALIAVPAAWAVGRFRMFRTGSLILVARIVPAICLLVPWYYLFAQAGLVGSYTVLILSHMFVSVPLIMWIMISFFAGLPVELEEAARTDGLTAFGAFRRIALPLAAPGTATASLLAFVFSWNNFMFALVFADDNTQTVPVTLFNFISYASTDWGGLMAAATLITVPVVLAAVLGQKYLVAGLTSGATKG comes from the coding sequence ATGAGTGCCGTCGTTTCCCCCACCGCCGGACGCACCGCGCCACCCCCCGCCACACCACCGCCCGGCCGACGCAACAGGCGCCGCCTGTACGGCTCCTGGCTGCGCGGGACCACGATCGGCATCGTCACCCTGATCTTCGCTCTCCCCGTGATCTGGATGTTCGCCGCGGCCTTCAAGACCAACGTCCAGGTCACCGACCCCACCGTCGGACTGTGGTTCACACCCACGCTCGACAACTTCCGCAGCATCGTCGAAGCGGGCCAGATCCTCCGCTCGATGGGCAACTCCCTCCTCGTCGGCGTCGTATCGACACTCCTGTCGGCACTGATCGCGGTACCCGCCGCCTGGGCGGTCGGCCGCTTCCGGATGTTCCGCACCGGCTCGCTGATCCTCGTCGCCCGTATCGTCCCCGCCATCTGCCTGCTCGTCCCCTGGTACTACCTGTTCGCACAGGCCGGACTGGTCGGCTCCTACACCGTCCTGATCCTCAGCCACATGTTCGTCTCGGTACCGCTCATCATGTGGATCATGATCAGCTTCTTCGCCGGGCTGCCCGTCGAACTCGAAGAAGCCGCCCGCACCGACGGACTCACCGCCTTCGGCGCCTTCCGGCGGATCGCACTCCCACTCGCCGCGCCCGGCACCGCGACCGCCTCCCTGCTCGCCTTCGTCTTCAGCTGGAACAACTTCATGTTCGCCCTCGTCTTCGCCGACGACAACACACAGACCGTCCCCGTCACACTGTTCAACTTCATCTCCTACGCCAGCACCGACTGGGGCGGACTCATGGCCGCCGCCACCCTCATCACCGTGCCCGTCGTACTCGCCGCCGTCCTGGGACAGAAATACCTCGTCGCCGGACTCACCTCCGGCGCCACGAAAGGCTAG
- a CDS encoding DUF4118 domain-containing protein, translating to MRLPLRDVVALAAGFVAPFATALVFQPFRSSVTHTNLALVFMVVVVAVSALGNRLAGAIAALSAAAWFDFFHTAPFQSFDISRRSDIETAVLLFVAGLVVSQLAARARILKRVALTDASHLERLHGTTRLARSGASSDEVVRRARRELIEVLDLSACRFEYGALLGHPPRLDPDGTVRVADWIWDLERQGWPEGEIELRAEVRGRYQGRFMITPAPGSVPPSLEARLVAADLVAQAATALDDDTRSGSGPV from the coding sequence ATGAGGCTTCCGCTCCGTGACGTGGTCGCCCTGGCCGCCGGGTTCGTAGCCCCGTTCGCGACGGCGCTGGTGTTCCAGCCGTTCCGTTCGAGCGTCACGCACACCAACCTCGCGCTGGTGTTCATGGTCGTCGTCGTGGCCGTGTCGGCCCTCGGGAACCGTCTCGCCGGCGCGATCGCCGCTCTGTCGGCCGCCGCCTGGTTCGACTTCTTCCACACCGCGCCGTTCCAGAGCTTCGACATCAGCCGGCGCTCCGACATCGAGACCGCCGTCCTGCTCTTCGTCGCCGGTCTGGTCGTGTCGCAACTGGCCGCGCGGGCGCGCATCCTGAAACGGGTCGCGCTGACGGACGCGTCCCATCTGGAGCGGCTGCACGGCACGACCCGTCTGGCCCGGTCCGGCGCGTCGTCCGACGAGGTCGTGCGGCGCGCACGGCGGGAGCTGATCGAGGTCCTGGACCTGAGCGCCTGCCGTTTCGAGTACGGGGCGCTCCTCGGGCACCCGCCACGGCTCGATCCGGACGGGACGGTGCGGGTGGCCGACTGGATCTGGGATCTGGAGCGGCAGGGGTGGCCCGAGGGGGAGATCGAACTGCGCGCCGAAGTCCGGGGCCGGTACCAGGGCCGTTTCATGATCACCCCGGCGCCCGGTTCCGTCCCGCCGTCGCTGGAGGCCCGGCTGGTCGCCGCCGACCTGGTGGCCCAGGCCGCCACCGCCCTGGACGACGACACCAGGAGCGGTAGCGGTCCGGTGTGA
- a CDS encoding macro domain-containing protein — MGTGIEYVRGDATTPLGKGPKVIAHVCNDLGGWGKGFVVALSRRWPEPERAYRQWHRERAKNDFGLGALQLVRVGRSLWIANMAGQHGMRTGSKGPPVRYGAIDAALEKAADRADELGASVHMPRIGCGLAGGRWELVEPLVRTRLAERGIRVTVYDHG; from the coding sequence ATGGGGACGGGCATCGAGTACGTACGGGGGGACGCGACAACACCACTGGGCAAGGGGCCCAAGGTGATCGCGCATGTCTGCAACGATCTGGGCGGCTGGGGCAAGGGCTTCGTGGTGGCCCTCTCGCGGCGCTGGCCGGAGCCCGAGCGGGCGTACCGGCAGTGGCACCGGGAGCGAGCGAAGAACGACTTCGGACTCGGCGCCCTGCAACTGGTGCGGGTCGGCCGGTCTCTCTGGATAGCGAACATGGCGGGTCAGCACGGGATGCGCACCGGCAGCAAGGGGCCGCCCGTGCGGTACGGGGCGATCGACGCCGCCCTGGAGAAGGCCGCCGACCGCGCGGATGAGCTGGGCGCCTCGGTCCATATGCCCCGCATCGGCTGCGGCCTGGCCGGCGGACGCTGGGAGCTCGTGGAACCGCTGGTCCGGACGCGGTTGGCGGAGCGCGGGATCAGGGTGACGGTGTACGACCACGGCTGA
- a CDS encoding ROK family transcriptional regulator yields the protein MGDFNESVILDAIRRHPAGLSRVELAKATGLSAQTVSNITRRLIDQGVARESGKQNTGSGKPRTLLEIVPTCRYAVGVHLDPAVITCVMVDLLGTVVGHRSRRTPSGGDTDGTVADMAASVHSLVAESGVDAERVLGLGIAAPGPIDASAGWVVDPPELPGWGRYPLRERLSEATGLPALLDKDVTASVVAERWAGAATESRNLLFFYLGTGSGMGLVVDDTVLRGVSGNAGEVGGLGAACSTRTLVDEAVALGVLGGEYTVLDPADAQRGLERLALLAAEGDAQADGIIERLAIRIGRGVCAAGTLLDVDTIVFGGPTWLVLAPRLLATIEPMVARSPFVRATHPTAVLSTTLGENVAAVGAASLVLDQALSAQPRSLLLG from the coding sequence ATGGGGGACTTCAACGAGTCCGTGATCCTGGACGCCATCCGCAGGCACCCGGCGGGTCTGAGCCGCGTCGAACTCGCGAAGGCCACCGGCCTCTCCGCCCAGACGGTCTCGAACATCACGCGGCGGCTGATCGACCAGGGCGTGGCCCGTGAGTCGGGGAAGCAGAACACCGGCAGCGGGAAGCCCCGTACGCTCCTCGAAATCGTCCCGACGTGCCGGTACGCCGTGGGGGTGCACCTCGACCCCGCTGTGATCACCTGCGTCATGGTGGATCTGCTCGGCACGGTCGTGGGCCACCGCAGCCGGCGGACCCCGAGCGGCGGTGACACCGACGGGACCGTCGCGGACATGGCCGCCTCGGTGCACTCGCTGGTGGCGGAGTCGGGGGTCGACGCCGAGCGGGTGCTTGGCCTGGGCATCGCGGCGCCGGGGCCGATAGACGCGTCCGCCGGCTGGGTGGTCGATCCGCCGGAGCTGCCCGGCTGGGGCCGCTATCCGCTGCGTGAGCGGCTGAGCGAGGCGACCGGGCTCCCGGCGCTGCTCGACAAGGACGTCACGGCGTCGGTCGTGGCTGAGCGCTGGGCGGGGGCGGCGACCGAGAGCCGGAACCTGCTCTTCTTCTATCTCGGCACCGGCTCCGGGATGGGTCTGGTGGTGGACGACACCGTGCTGCGCGGTGTCTCCGGGAACGCGGGCGAGGTCGGCGGACTCGGCGCGGCCTGCTCGACGCGCACGCTCGTGGACGAGGCCGTCGCGCTGGGTGTCCTGGGCGGCGAGTACACGGTGCTGGATCCGGCCGACGCCCAGCGCGGTCTGGAACGGCTGGCGCTGCTCGCCGCCGAGGGTGACGCGCAGGCGGACGGCATCATCGAGCGGCTGGCCATCCGGATCGGCCGGGGAGTCTGTGCGGCGGGGACACTGCTGGACGTCGACACCATCGTCTTCGGCGGGCCGACGTGGCTCGTGCTCGCCCCCCGTCTTCTCGCGACCATCGAGCCGATGGTCGCGCGCTCCCCGTTCGTACGGGCGACCCATCCGACGGCGGTCCTGTCCACCACGCTGGGTGAGAACGTGGCCGCGGTGGGGGCGGCGTCCCTGGTCCTGGACCAGGCACTCTCCGCCCAGCCGAGGTCTCTGCTGCTGGGGTGA
- a CDS encoding DUF4190 domain-containing protein — protein sequence MSMPNYPHQAADGATPYTAPEPAPARSNPLAVAALVLGIIACLLFWTIAGGIVLGLLAVVLGIMGIRRARGGRAPHRTMSIVGVVLGALGLVVSTVLVVIGVSLLNSDEFENFGDCMRQADSQSEKDQCAEDFSKDVEN from the coding sequence ATGTCCATGCCCAACTACCCCCACCAGGCCGCCGACGGCGCGACGCCTTACACGGCGCCCGAGCCGGCGCCCGCACGGAGCAATCCCCTCGCGGTGGCCGCGCTGGTGCTGGGCATCATCGCCTGCCTCCTCTTCTGGACGATCGCCGGCGGGATCGTGCTGGGCCTGCTGGCCGTGGTGCTCGGCATCATGGGTATCCGCCGGGCCCGCGGTGGCCGCGCGCCGCACCGGACCATGTCGATAGTCGGCGTGGTCCTCGGCGCGCTGGGGCTCGTCGTCTCGACGGTGCTCGTCGTCATCGGCGTCTCGCTGCTGAACTCCGACGAGTTCGAGAACTTCGGCGACTGCATGCGGCAGGCCGACAGCCAGAGCGAGAAGGACCAGTGCGCCGAGGACTTCTCCAAGGACGTCGAGAACTGA